Proteins co-encoded in one Arachis hypogaea cultivar Tifrunner chromosome 13, arahy.Tifrunner.gnm2.J5K5, whole genome shotgun sequence genomic window:
- the LOC112737615 gene encoding probable galacturonosyltransferase 10: protein MRRRGADFRRPVRRRVQDVAWWTLCSVVALLFIYILVTTTKGSNTTSTTSMPPFSLRNFRNERIMESLNITEEMLSPDSVARQLNDQISLAKAFVVIAKESNNLQLALSLTSQIQNLQILLSNAATRRAPLTIMESEKAIHDMASLLYQAQQLHYDSAGMIMRQKAKIESLEEQMNYVNEKSSKYGQVAAEEVPKSLYCLGVKLTSKWLNNFDLQNKLMDKLQSDMKLRDNNLYHFCVFSDNILATSVAINSTAQNSKNPDRIVFHIVTDEISYAVMKAWFALNDFRGVTVEVQKYEDFDWLNASYAPVLKQLQDSEIQSYYFRGSKDDGSTPIKFRNPKYLSMLNHLRFYIPEVFPDLKRVVFLDDDVVVQKDLSKLFSIDLNENVNGAVETCMETFHRYHKYLNYSHPLIRAHFDPDACGWAFGMNVFDLVQWRKMNVTGIYHYWQEKNVDRTLWKLGTLPPGLLTFYGLTEPLDPSWHVLGFGYTSVDPVLIEKGAVLHFNGNSKPWLKIGMEKYKPLWEKYMDYSHPLLQQCNFH from the exons ATGAGGCGAAGAGGTGCGGATTTTCGAAGGCCAGTGAGGAGGAGGGTGCAGGATGTGGCGTGGTGGACACTCTGTAGCGTAGTAgctctcttatttatttatattcttgtCACCACCACCAAAGGCTCCAACACTACTAGTACTACCTCAATGCCCCCTTTCTCCTTG AGAAACTTCAGGAATGAAAGGATCATGGAAAGCCTTAATATTACTGAAGAGATGTTAAGCCCTGACTCAGTAGCAAGACAACTAAATGATCAAATATCTCTAGCAAAAGCCTTTGTTGTAATTGCCAAAGAAAGTAACAATCTCCAATTAGCTTTGTCCTTAACTTCCCAGATTCAAAATTTGCAGATTCTCCTCTCAAATGCAGCCACCAGGCGCGCTCCCTTGACAATAATGGAGTCAGAGAAAGCGATTCATGATATGGCATCATTGCTGTATCAGGCACAGCAGCTCCATTATGACAGTGCAGGCATGATCATGAGACAGAAAGCAAAGATTGAATCTCTTGAAGAACAGATGAATTATGTAAATGAAAAGAGTTCGAAATACGGACAAGTAGCTGCTGAAGAAGTCCCCAAGAGCCTATACTGCCTAGGTGTAAAGTTGACATCAAAATGGTTAAACAATTTCGATTTGCAGAACAAATTGATGGACAAATTGCAATCTGACATGAAACTTAGGGACAACAATCTTTACCACTTTTGTGTGTTCTCTGATAACATCCTTGCTACTTCAGTTGCAATCAACTCGACCGCGCAAAATTCTAAGAATCCAGATAGAATTGTTTTCCACATTGTCACGGATGAAATAAGTTATGCTGTTATGAAGGCATGGTTTGCTTTAAACGATTTTCGTGGTGTGACAGTTGAAGTTCAGAAGTATGAAGACTTCGATTGGTTAAATGCTTCATATGCTCCTGTGCTTAAGCAGCTCCAAGACTCAGAGATCCAGAGCTACTACTTTCGAGGAAGCAAAGACGATGGAAGTACTCCGATCAAGTTTCGGAACCCAAAATATCTCTCCATGCTTAACCACCTAAGATTCTACATACCCGAAGTCTTTCCGGATCTAAAGAGGGTGGTGTTCCTCGACGATGATGTCGTGGTCCAAAAGGATCTTTCTAAGCTTTTCTCAATTGATTTGAATGAAAATGTTAATGGAGCAGTTGAGACATGTATGGAGACATTTCATAGGTACCATAAATACTTGAACTATTCACATCCTTTAATTAGAGCACACTTTGATCCTGATGCATGTGGTTGGGCATTTGGGATGAATGTGTTTGATTTGGTTCAATGGAGAAAAATGAATGTAACTGGAATCTACCACTACTGGCAAGAAAAGAATGTAGATAGAACATTGTGGAAACTTGGAACATTGCCACCAGGGTTGTTAACATTTTATGGATTAACTGAGCCATTGGATCCATCATGGCATGTGTTGGGTTTTGGCTACACCTCTGTGGATCCTGTGTTGATAGAGAAGGGTGCTGTGTTGCATTTCAATGGAAACTCCAAACCATGGTTGAAGATTGGGATGGAAAAGTACAAGCCCTTGTGGGAAAAATACATGGATTATTCTCATCCTTTGTTGCAACAGTGCAACTTTCATTGA